The following proteins are co-located in the Spinactinospora alkalitolerans genome:
- a CDS encoding SDR family NAD(P)-dependent oxidoreductase has translation MRAGAGPVAAPRRALVTGASSGLGRAFALGMAARGVDVVLVGRGADRLEAPAEEVRAAGASAEVLVADLAGEPGRRSVAERIADGTAPVDLVVNSAGLLGRIAPLAEQEPADLEEAIAVGITAIVDLTRASVAAMPARGGGAVLNVSSFMGYVPAPQGAVYAAAKAFTTSFSESVHCEVAGRGVHVTALCPGSVRTGLHRDSGRSGGRLGRYLEPDTVVEEGLAAVRAGEPICVPGMEYRIKVKLGAVLPRAAVRRRVLRIWRQ, from the coding sequence GTGAGGGCCGGCGCCGGACCCGTGGCGGCCCCCCGGCGGGCACTGGTCACCGGGGCGTCCTCGGGGCTGGGCAGGGCGTTCGCGCTGGGGATGGCCGCCCGGGGGGTCGACGTGGTGCTGGTCGGCCGCGGCGCCGACCGGCTTGAGGCACCGGCCGAGGAGGTCCGCGCGGCCGGCGCCTCGGCCGAGGTGCTGGTCGCCGACCTGGCCGGCGAACCCGGTCGTCGGTCGGTCGCCGAGCGGATCGCCGACGGGACCGCGCCGGTCGACCTCGTGGTCAACAGCGCCGGCCTGCTCGGCCGCATCGCACCGCTCGCCGAGCAGGAACCGGCGGACCTGGAGGAGGCGATCGCCGTCGGCATCACGGCGATCGTGGACCTGACGCGGGCGTCGGTCGCGGCGATGCCCGCGCGCGGCGGAGGCGCCGTGCTCAACGTCTCCTCCTTCATGGGCTACGTCCCGGCGCCCCAGGGCGCCGTGTACGCGGCGGCGAAGGCGTTCACCACCTCGTTCAGCGAGAGCGTGCACTGCGAGGTCGCGGGGCGGGGCGTGCACGTGACCGCGCTGTGCCCCGGGTCGGTCCGCACGGGGCTGCACCGGGATTCCGGCCGGAGCGGCGGGCGGCTGGGCCGCTACCTCGAACCGGACACGGTCGTCGAGGAAGGGCTCGCCGCGGTGCGGGCCGGCGAGCCGATCTGCGTGCCGGGGATGGAGTACCGGATCAAGGTCAAGCTCGGTGCCGTGCTGCCGCGGGCGGCGGTGCGCAGGCGGGTCCTGCGGATTTGGCGCCAGTGA
- a CDS encoding anthrone oxygenase family protein has product MVHNALSLVSVLGTGIVAGVFFAVAVSVLPALAAMEPGRYIVTHRALGKGYHPHMPLIVTVALLADATLVFLAPVPAARLLFAVAGVCLVGVQVVSQFGNVPINRRVGRTPTDPVPEEWDDPRPLWRRWHTLRTVFAVLALLATGCAILVAS; this is encoded by the coding sequence ATGGTCCACAACGCCTTGAGCCTCGTCTCGGTGCTGGGTACCGGGATCGTCGCGGGAGTCTTCTTCGCGGTGGCGGTGAGCGTGCTGCCCGCCCTGGCCGCGATGGAGCCCGGGCGCTACATCGTCACCCACCGGGCCCTGGGGAAGGGCTACCACCCGCACATGCCGCTGATCGTCACGGTCGCGCTGCTCGCGGACGCGACTCTGGTGTTCCTGGCGCCCGTGCCCGCGGCGCGCCTCCTGTTCGCGGTCGCGGGCGTCTGTCTGGTCGGGGTGCAGGTCGTGTCGCAGTTCGGGAACGTGCCGATCAACCGGAGGGTCGGCCGGACGCCCACCGACCCCGTCCCCGAGGAGTGGGACGACCCGCGCCCGTTGTGGCGGCGGTGGCACACGCTGCGCACCGTCTTCGCCGTCCTCGCCCTGCTCGCCACCGGCTGCGCGATCCTCGTCGCCTCATGA
- a CDS encoding SchA/CurD-like domain-containing protein, whose amino-acid sequence MSFTAVLDRILPGSRDDVRGVLARTAASDGAAAPPARMPRPTGRAAFLKGDVLFRAFQFAADPGDPAAALAEDPDAVALDRGLAPFLVGAPAAGVFRGRTARRVQQRIARPEHASLAALHYPVEPGNESAIAEVFTAVRPQRRPTLSDREGRRSGLLHGVAVFVSGSDMVRVVGYDGDLDDVARYMADRPGRPEIERRLAPYLRGTHGSSSPEEFLRAFPTIRMDRIDTGAAAR is encoded by the coding sequence ATGTCCTTCACCGCGGTCCTCGACCGCATCCTGCCCGGCAGCCGGGACGACGTCCGCGGCGTCCTGGCCCGCACCGCCGCTTCTGACGGCGCCGCCGCGCCGCCCGCCCGCATGCCCCGCCCGACCGGTCGGGCGGCCTTCCTCAAGGGCGACGTCCTGTTCCGCGCCTTCCAGTTCGCGGCCGACCCCGGCGACCCCGCAGCGGCCCTGGCCGAGGATCCGGACGCGGTCGCACTGGACCGCGGGCTGGCCCCCTTCCTCGTCGGCGCCCCCGCCGCCGGCGTGTTCCGGGGGCGCACGGCGCGTCGGGTGCAGCAGCGTATCGCGCGGCCGGAGCACGCCTCGCTCGCCGCCCTGCACTACCCGGTGGAGCCCGGGAACGAGTCGGCCATCGCCGAGGTCTTCACCGCGGTCCGCCCTCAACGGCGCCCGACCCTCAGCGACCGCGAGGGGCGCCGGAGCGGCCTGCTCCACGGCGTCGCCGTGTTCGTCAGCGGCTCCGACATGGTGCGCGTGGTCGGCTACGACGGCGACCTCGACGACGTGGCGCGCTACATGGCCGACCGTCCCGGACGCCCGGAGATCGAGCGCCGCCTCGCCCCCTATCTGCGCGGCACGCACGGCTCCTCCTCACCGGAGGAGTTCCTGCGGGCCTTCCCCACGATCCGGATGGACCGGATCGACACGGGGGCCGCCGCACGATGA
- a CDS encoding DUF1772 domain-containing protein produces MVEVLVPLVICTNGVAAGVFAGTLLGGVPLLLALPPDRYIHAHRFLATRYDPFMPVTLAVTVVLDVLLAGFAEGVAARVLFGLAAATLVSVMAVSLTKTVPINKWVVGLDPEAVPRDWHSRDPRAQWKRWNTVRSYLCAAGLIVNLAAAVSL; encoded by the coding sequence TTGGTCGAGGTTCTCGTCCCGCTGGTGATCTGCACCAACGGTGTGGCCGCCGGAGTCTTCGCGGGAACGCTGCTCGGCGGGGTCCCGCTGCTCCTCGCCCTCCCACCGGACCGCTATATCCACGCCCACCGGTTCCTCGCGACCCGGTACGACCCGTTCATGCCGGTGACCCTCGCCGTGACCGTCGTCCTCGACGTCCTCCTGGCCGGCTTCGCGGAGGGGGTGGCGGCCCGCGTCCTGTTCGGCCTGGCGGCGGCCACGCTCGTCTCGGTGATGGCGGTGTCCCTGACCAAGACCGTTCCGATCAACAAATGGGTGGTCGGCCTCGACCCCGAGGCGGTCCCGCGGGACTGGCACAGCCGCGACCCCCGCGCGCAGTGGAAGCGCTGGAACACCGTCCGCAGCTACCTGTGCGCGGCCGGGCTGATCGTCAACCTCGCGGCCGCCGTCTCCCTGTGA
- a CDS encoding sialidase family protein, protein MSRSRTLIGAATLAMLMTGVYALPAEAEGGGNNGLGPVAVSGESPFEACPGEPGAYTANAETEPWIAVNPLNPRNIAVAWQQDRMAGGSSRGIVVAASHDGGDSWESTPLPGFDPCALEEGDPSYRGTNPYLSFTADGALIASVTSIGDTYRVVTVRSDDGGRSWDEPVLLVDDPRDQAHDKQSTTADPDDPDRVYAVWNAMDIPAEEHTLLLARSDDGGRTWEEPRSVYRPEAPAGTVGAQILVQPDGSLLSVFFESDHAIGGPPSEDLPEKIRAIRSTDGGDTWSDPVTVADIELNIPLFPDTGEQLVAPGLVPDVAMDPKTGAVYAVWADAGISTSGSAIGISASTDGGRTWTESRRIDKTPDSPYGGTGQSFLPQVEVDRRGRVAVTYYDFRRDTPAPGVKTDVWAAVCDTGDCVTDDRSKWDESHIGGSYKGLEDTSRFFGGPFIGTYTSLATNSRGFLAAYTAPTGNPDNPQDIVVSGFRFRR, encoded by the coding sequence ATGAGCAGATCCCGCACTCTTATCGGCGCGGCCACACTGGCGATGCTGATGACCGGCGTGTACGCGCTGCCCGCCGAGGCCGAGGGGGGAGGGAACAATGGCCTGGGGCCCGTCGCCGTCTCAGGTGAGAGTCCCTTCGAGGCCTGCCCGGGCGAACCGGGCGCCTACACCGCCAACGCCGAGACCGAGCCGTGGATCGCGGTGAACCCGCTTAATCCGCGGAACATCGCGGTGGCGTGGCAGCAGGACCGCATGGCGGGGGGCAGCTCCCGAGGCATCGTGGTCGCGGCCAGCCATGACGGCGGCGACAGCTGGGAGAGCACGCCGCTGCCCGGCTTCGACCCCTGCGCCCTGGAGGAGGGCGACCCCTCCTATCGGGGGACCAACCCCTACCTGTCGTTCACCGCCGACGGCGCGCTGATCGCATCGGTCACCTCCATCGGGGACACCTACCGGGTGGTCACGGTCCGCTCCGACGACGGCGGCCGCTCCTGGGACGAACCGGTGCTCCTCGTCGACGACCCCCGGGACCAGGCGCACGACAAGCAGTCCACCACGGCCGACCCCGACGACCCGGACCGGGTGTACGCGGTGTGGAACGCCATGGACATCCCGGCCGAGGAGCACACCCTGCTGCTCGCGCGCAGCGATGACGGCGGCCGGACGTGGGAGGAGCCGCGGTCCGTCTACCGTCCCGAGGCCCCGGCCGGGACCGTCGGTGCGCAGATCCTCGTCCAGCCGGACGGGTCGCTGCTCTCCGTCTTCTTCGAGAGCGACCACGCGATCGGCGGTCCGCCGTCGGAGGACCTTCCCGAGAAGATCCGCGCCATCCGCTCCACCGACGGCGGCGACACCTGGTCGGACCCGGTGACCGTGGCCGACATCGAGCTCAACATCCCGCTGTTCCCCGACACCGGGGAGCAGCTCGTGGCGCCGGGCCTGGTCCCCGACGTCGCGATGGATCCGAAGACCGGCGCGGTGTACGCGGTGTGGGCCGATGCGGGGATCTCGACCAGCGGCAGCGCCATCGGTATCTCCGCCTCGACCGACGGTGGGCGGACCTGGACCGAGTCCCGCCGGATCGACAAGACGCCCGACTCCCCGTACGGCGGGACCGGGCAGTCCTTCCTCCCGCAGGTCGAGGTGGACAGGCGGGGCCGCGTCGCCGTCACCTACTACGACTTCCGCCGCGACACCCCCGCTCCCGGAGTCAAGACCGACGTCTGGGCGGCCGTCTGCGACACCGGCGACTGCGTCACGGACGACCGGAGCAAGTGGGACGAGAGCCACATCGGCGGCTCCTACAAGGGGCTGGAGGACACCAGCCGGTTCTTCGGCGGGCCGTTCATCGGCACCTACACGTCCCTTGCGACCAACAGCCGCGGGTTCCTGGCGGCCTACACCGCTCCCACCGGGAATCCGGACAACCCGCAGGACATCGTCGTCTCCGGATTCCGGTTTCGGCGGTGA
- a CDS encoding antibiotic biosynthesis monooxygenase family protein — protein sequence MSSRARVLVWHRGDDPGAVVRAYAEVSGELARIDGLEGTELLFGVSGGDGIVLQMFFSDMEAFRRWERSPRHRAATSPMRRYQDRSRPGGHYEIYEVPEFDAGESEGRQCR from the coding sequence ATGAGTTCGCGAGCACGGGTGCTGGTCTGGCACCGCGGTGATGACCCCGGCGCCGTCGTGCGCGCCTACGCCGAGGTCAGCGGGGAGTTGGCGCGCATCGACGGCCTCGAAGGCACGGAGCTGCTGTTCGGCGTCTCCGGCGGAGACGGGATCGTCCTCCAGATGTTCTTCAGCGACATGGAGGCGTTCCGGAGATGGGAGCGCAGTCCGCGGCATCGGGCGGCGACCTCTCCCATGCGGCGCTACCAGGACCGGTCGCGGCCGGGCGGCCATTACGAGATCTACGAGGTTCCCGAGTTCGACGCGGGTGAGAGCGAAGGGCGGCAGTGCCGATGA
- a CDS encoding SDR family NAD(P)-dependent oxidoreductase: MTTGLSGRNVLVSGGTRGLGRAVVALLAEVGVNIVTCARDPAGADALSAERAVAVRNGGGLTLVGADTATSEGAERVARVCADRLGGLHAVVNNVGGMWSAPFGELTHRRWQETLAADLGSAHLTTRAALPLLHDGASVVNVGSAAVLRGLPRHAHYTAAKAGLHGLTRSLARELGPRGIRVNLLLPGVMANGDAPPPPMAERLRSLTALGRLGTPEDVAGVVGFLLGDGAAYITGAEITCDGGI, translated from the coding sequence GTGACGACGGGACTGAGCGGGAGGAACGTCCTGGTCAGCGGCGGAACACGCGGGCTGGGGCGAGCGGTGGTGGCGCTGCTCGCCGAGGTCGGCGTGAACATCGTGACCTGCGCGCGCGATCCGGCCGGGGCGGACGCCCTGAGCGCGGAACGCGCGGTCGCGGTCCGCAACGGCGGCGGACTCACCCTGGTCGGCGCGGACACCGCGACGTCCGAGGGGGCGGAGCGGGTGGCCCGGGTGTGCGCCGATCGGCTCGGCGGCCTGCACGCCGTGGTCAACAACGTGGGCGGGATGTGGAGCGCGCCGTTCGGGGAGCTGACCCACCGGCGGTGGCAGGAGACCCTCGCCGCGGACCTGGGGTCGGCTCACCTGACGACGCGCGCGGCCCTCCCGCTCCTGCACGACGGCGCGTCGGTCGTCAACGTGGGGAGCGCGGCGGTACTGCGAGGGCTTCCCCGGCACGCCCACTACACCGCGGCGAAGGCCGGACTGCACGGGCTCACCCGTTCCCTGGCCCGCGAGCTGGGCCCCCGCGGCATCCGGGTGAACCTGCTCCTCCCCGGGGTGATGGCCAACGGCGACGCCCCGCCGCCCCCGATGGCCGAGCGCCTGCGGTCGCTGACCGCTCTCGGGCGCCTGGGCACCCCGGAGGACGTGGCCGGCGTGGTCGGCTTCCTGCTCGGTGACGGCGCCGCCTACATCACCGGGGCCGAGATCACCTGTGACGGCGGCATCTAA